From Ficedula albicollis isolate OC2 chromosome 5, FicAlb1.5, whole genome shotgun sequence, one genomic window encodes:
- the CD6 gene encoding T-cell differentiation antigen CD6 produces the protein MEGLCLLLVALSAVAPAQVPTETTERPGTPSGNTSVTPGPGGLRLAGGRTPPPPPPPPPAGGRSRCEGRVELEQQGTWGTVCDDGWDIPDADVVCRQLQCGHAVRVHGNAAFGRGHGPILRDEVGCEGHERHLWECPAELEHDCSHKEDAGVVCSEHQEWRLSGGRDGCAGRVEVFFRGTWSTVCNSTWYETEATVLCRTLGCGDALQRPAFGHTLPGKMVYLCGSLQPSLAQCLWAFNKSAPCYQSWAAGVICNGSQGLETLTPTAEVVPRNVTVLHAEEGTPTLGTPPRDSPLFVLCLVLAALLLLSVLAFSAALLRLRKRSAMSSFGMPTPVQVTHSFQRPDAPSGIPNDYRETPNSLPKGSDPLVTAISKDSDSDSEYYEFSSKPPIALSTFYNSLRRHSREDLLPLRPSQDRMEPFPEDVPARSGPPLHNSSSSSTSSSMEPRWNGSIPPAAHGTQWQPAVTNHGYGTAPPTAPAPVPSQPWVPAAPADPDPDGSSSTSSGEWYENVQETEPPGDPSSHPGWSDPSCPSGEHVEDPDFSEGSDYDDIHSSAY, from the exons atggaggggctctgcctgctcttggTGGCTCTTTCCGCCGTGGCACCTGCACAAG TCCCCACAGAAACGACGGAACGTCCCGGTACTCCAAGCGGGAACACCTCAGTGACACCGG GTCCCGGAGGACTCCGGCTGGCGGGCGgccggaccccccccccccccccccccccccccccggcgggcgGCCGGAGCCGCTGCGAGGGCCgggtggagctggagcagcaggggacGTGGGGGACAGTGTGTGACGACGGCTGGGACATTCCCGACGCCGACGTCGTGTGCCGCCAGCTCCAGTGCGGCCACGCCGTGAGAGTCCACGGGAACGCCGCCTTCGGCCGCGGGCACGGCCCCATCCTCCGGGATGAGGTGGGATGCGAGGGACACGAGCGGCACCTCTGGGAATGTCCGGCCGAGCTGGAGCACGACTGCAGCCACAAGGAGGACGCTGGCGTGGTTTGctcag AACACCAGGAGTGGCGGCTCTCCGGAGGCCGGGATGGATGTGCCGGCAGGGTGGAGGTGTTTTTCCGGGGCACGTGGAGCACGGTGTGTAACAGCACCTGGTACGAGACGGAGGCCACGGTGCTGTGCCGGACGCTGGGCTGCGGGGATGCGCTCCAGCGGCCTGCCTTCGGACACACGCTTCCCGGGAAGATGGTGTACCTGTGCGGGAGCCTGCAGCCCTCGCTGGCGCAGTGCCTCTGGGCCTTCAACAAATCCGCTCCGTGTTACCAGTCCTGGGCTGCCGGGGTCATCTGCAACG GCTCCCAGGGTTTGGAGACGCTGACGCCCACAGCTGAGGTGGTGCCCAGGAATGTCACTGTCCTGCACG CCGAGGAGGGGACCCCAACCTTGGGGACACCACCACGGGACAGTCCCCTCTTTgtcctgtgcctggtgctggcggcgctgctcctgctctccgTGCTGGCCTTTTCCGCTGCCCTGCtgaggctgaggaagaggagtg CCATGTCCTCCTTTGGAATGCCCACACCAGTACAGGTGACCCACAGCTTCCAGAGGCCTGACGCACCCTCCGGCATCCCCAACGACTACAGGGAGACTCCCAACAGCCTTCCCAAAGGATCAG ACCCTCTGGTCACAGCCATTTCCAAGGATTCTGATTCCGACTCGGAATATTATGAGTTCAGCAGCAAGCCTCCCATCGCCCTGTCCACCTTCTACA ACTCCCTGCGCCGGCATTCCAGGGAGGATCTTCTCCCTCTGAGACCCAGTCAGGACAGGATGGAGCCATTCCCTGAGGATG TGCCAGCCAGGTCAGGACCCCCACTCCACAACTCCTCCAGCTCGTCCACATCCTCATCCATGGAGCCCCGTTGGAATGGCAGCATTCCCCCCGCTGCCCACGGCACCCAGTGGCAACCAGCAGTCACCAACCATGGCTACGGCACAG ctccccccacAGCGcctgccccagtgccctcccagccctgggtaCCTGCAGCTCCGGCAGATCCCGATCCCGAcggcagctccagcacctcctcGGGGGAGTGGTACGAGAACGTGCAGGAGACGGAGCCCCCCGGAGACCCCTCCTCACATCCTG gctGGTCGGATCCATCCTGTCCCTCGGGGGAACACGTGGAGGATCCCGACTTTTCCGAGGGCAGCGACTACGACGACATCCACAGCTCTGCCTACTGA